The Sporosarcina sp. Te-1 DNA window CGATAGGATAGAAAGAATATAGAATGATGGACATAAGAAGGCTGAAGGATCAATATCTTGTATGGACATCCGTTATTTTGGAAGACCGTTGTTCTGAGTTGACAATTGGAACGAGAGAGGCGTATTATTAATACTATAAAACATATAAAAGTAGTAGGGATTAGGAGAGGATACGAGATGACAAGAGTGGGGAATTCTGTAGCGGATTTGGTCGGCCAAACGCCGCTTGTCCGTGTGAACAAATTGACAGGTCCTGATGATGCAGAGATTTATTTGAAATTGGAGTATTTCAATCCGGGGTCCAGTGTGAAAGATCGGATTGCCCTTGCAATGATTGAAGCAGCGGAAAAATCCGGGGAATTGAAGGAAGGCAGCACCATTATCGAACCGACCAGTGGAAATACAGGCATCGGGTTAGCCATGATCGCGGCAGCCAAAGGGTATCGATCTGTCCTCGTTATGCCGGACACAATGAGTTTGGAGCGGAGGAACCTTCTGCGGGCGTATGGCGCCGATTTGGTGTTGACACCAGGAGCAGAAGGAATGAAGGGTGCCATCGCAAAAGCGGAAGAGCTGGCGGAGGAAAATGGCTGGTTCATGCCGCAACAGTTCAATAACGAAGCCAACCCGGAAGTACACCGTCTGACAACGGGTCCAGAAATTGCTGATGCGCTGGATCGTGTGGATGCATTCATCTCCGGGATCGGTACGGGCGGTACGATCACTGGTGTTGGAAGCGTATTGAAAGAACGTTTCCCGGAAGTGAAAATTATAGCCGTCGAGCCGACAGATTCCGCTGTGTTATCCGGCGGTAAACCAGGTCCTCACAAAATACAGGGTATTGGTGCAGGCTTTGTACCAAAAGTGCTGGATACCGACATCTACGATCAAATCATTCAAGTATCCAATGACGACGCGTACGACACGGCTCGTTTAGCCGCCTGTGAAGAAGGAGTATTAGGAGGCGTTTCCTCTGGAGCCGCCATTTTCGCAGCACTGCAAGTGGCCAAGGAGCTGGGGAAAGGCAAAAAAGTGGTAGCCATCCTTCCGTCCAACGGTGAGCGCTACTTGAGCACACCTCTGTATAACTTTGAGGAAAGTGAATAACAGGATAGTCAGTGGAGGGAGCTAGCAGCCCTCCCTTTTTTTATGCACTTTTGCTTCTTGACCCCTTTTTTTTATAGTGGCGTGAATGCGCTTTTTCGCGTTAAGATGAGGGTACCAAAGCAATTGAAGGAGAATGGGAGAATGGAAACTCGGCAACTGGATTATGAAACTGCAATGATGACGAGAGAGGCATTTTTTTATGCGTACAAGACGGTGGCCGGCGAGACGGAACGGCATCTACTGCTGGAAAGCGGCCGTTCTGGCAAGTTATGCATCGCGGGTATTAACCCACTCGTTACCTTGCAGGCATCCGAAGGCTCGTTGGAAGCAACTTGGCGGGACGGCACAGTGGAAAGCAGGGCAGGGGAAGATCCGCTGGAATCAATCGAGTCATTTCTCGGCACATTTGGAATTAGTGGTTCTTTGCCTGAGCTGCCTGAATTTCAGGGTGGAGCGATCGGATTCATCAGTTATGATTATGTCCGCAGGTACGAGGCGTTGCCGTCTGTTGCGATAAACGATTTGGAGACGCCGGATCTCCACTTTTATTTGTTTGACCAGTGGGCGGTACTCGATATGGAGACCGAACAGGTTTATTTTATGGCTTTGCCAGATCGCGGAATATGTCCGATGCAGATGAAGGAAAAATGGTTGGAGGCTGCGGCGAAAGGGTTGGAAGCCAGAAAGTTCGGCATGCAGGAGAAAGCAGTTCCGACAGCGGTGCCCGAAGAGATCCGCGTTTCTGTGGATGCAAAGCAATTTGAACGGATGGTAGTAGAAGTCCAGCAATATATCGAATTGGGAGACGTAGAGCAGGTGAATCTGTCCGTCCGCCAATCAGCGCCACTGCATGCCGATCCATTGGATATGTATGAGGCGTTGCGCGCTATCAACCCTTCCCCATATATGGCTTCCATTGGTTCGCCTGATTTTGCTGTTGTGTCCGGTTCGCCTGAACTGCTCTTGAAAAAGCGCGGCGACGTCGTAAGTACTAGACCGATCGGAGGAACTCGGCCTAGAGGGAAAGACGAAGCGGAAGATCGGGCGTTGGAAGCGGAGTTGCTATCTAATACGAAAGAGACGAAAGAGCATAAAATGCTAGTTGACGTGGAGCTGGATGACTTCAGCCGGATCTGCGCTGAGGAGACTGTGGAGACGGATGAGTTCATGGTCATCGAAAAATATTCGCATGTCATGCATTTAGTGTCCAATTTGCGAGGAGTGGTAAGACAGGACCAGACAAACTCGGATGTTATCCGGGGCGTCTTTCCTGGAGGGTCGATTACCGGAGCTCCTAAAGTCCGTACGATGGAACTGATCGAGGAACTGGAACCGACGCGGAGAGGGTTATATACAGGATCGATCGGATGGATCGGTTTCAATGGCGATCTGGACTTGAACATTGTCATCCGCACAGCGTACATAAAAGGCGGAGAGGTGTTCATACAAGCAGGTGCCGGGCTCGTGTCGGATTCTATCCCGAAAGCGGAGTATATCGAGTCATTGAACAAAGCGAACGCGTTGTGGCAGGCAAAAGAAATGGCGGAAGCTGACCGAGTGAAAAAAGCCATGCTGCTATGATCTGTTGGATGAACGGTACTGTCTATCGAACGGAGGAACTTAACATTTCCCCGCTTGATCACGGTTTCTTATACGGTGTCGGTTT harbors:
- the cysK gene encoding cysteine synthase A, whose product is MTRVGNSVADLVGQTPLVRVNKLTGPDDAEIYLKLEYFNPGSSVKDRIALAMIEAAEKSGELKEGSTIIEPTSGNTGIGLAMIAAAKGYRSVLVMPDTMSLERRNLLRAYGADLVLTPGAEGMKGAIAKAEELAEENGWFMPQQFNNEANPEVHRLTTGPEIADALDRVDAFISGIGTGGTITGVGSVLKERFPEVKIIAVEPTDSAVLSGGKPGPHKIQGIGAGFVPKVLDTDIYDQIIQVSNDDAYDTARLAACEEGVLGGVSSGAAIFAALQVAKELGKGKKVVAILPSNGERYLSTPLYNFEESE
- a CDS encoding anthranilate synthase component I family protein; its protein translation is METRQLDYETAMMTREAFFYAYKTVAGETERHLLLESGRSGKLCIAGINPLVTLQASEGSLEATWRDGTVESRAGEDPLESIESFLGTFGISGSLPELPEFQGGAIGFISYDYVRRYEALPSVAINDLETPDLHFYLFDQWAVLDMETEQVYFMALPDRGICPMQMKEKWLEAAAKGLEARKFGMQEKAVPTAVPEEIRVSVDAKQFERMVVEVQQYIELGDVEQVNLSVRQSAPLHADPLDMYEALRAINPSPYMASIGSPDFAVVSGSPELLLKKRGDVVSTRPIGGTRPRGKDEAEDRALEAELLSNTKETKEHKMLVDVELDDFSRICAEETVETDEFMVIEKYSHVMHLVSNLRGVVRQDQTNSDVIRGVFPGGSITGAPKVRTMELIEELEPTRRGLYTGSIGWIGFNGDLDLNIVIRTAYIKGGEVFIQAGAGLVSDSIPKAEYIESLNKANALWQAKEMAEADRVKKAMLL